The DNA segment TCGTGTTTTTGCAATGCATCGCGCAGCAGCGCCGCGAAACACCGCAGGGCGTGGTCGCCCATGGCGTGGCCCCAGGTGTCGTTGATGGCTTTGAAGTGGTCGAGGTCAAACGTCAGGACGGCGGCAGGGCGGCCGTCCGTGCGCTGGATCCGGGCAAGCTCCTGTTCGATCCGCACGACGAAGTGACGGCGATTGGGTAGTTGCGTCAGGAAATCGATGGTTGCAAATTCCTGCAGTTCTCCCTCGATGCGCTTGCGTTCGGTCGCGTCCGTGATAAATCCATGCCATAGCGTGCTGCCGTCGTCGAGCCGCCGGGGACGCGCGTCGCCTTGCCGCCAGCGCAGTCCTTGCCTGGGCAGTTCGACGCGATACTCGAGGTGCCAGGGCGTCAGGCTGGCGGCGGACGCGTGAAGCGAGGCGCGGTAAGCCTCCAGGTCGTCGGGGTGGATGACGGCATGGATGGGGCCTGTGCTGGCGGCTACCTGTTGCGGCGTGAGCTCGTAGATATCGGCGATGCCGGCGCTGGCGTAGGACAGGAAGGATTCCCCCGTTGGCAGCAGGCGATGCTGGAATACCAGGCCGGGGACTTCGTTGGTCAGGCTGGTGACCAGGTCGACGGTTTGCTGCAGTTCTTCGGCCAGTGCCTGGATGGCCGTGATATCGGTGGTGGTGCCGATCATGCGCAGCGGCTCGCCGTTGCCGCCGCGGCTGACCACCTTGCCGCGGCTGGATATCCATTTATAGCTGCCATCCTTGCAGCGGATCCGGTGGTCCACCGCGTAGCTTTCCGTTTCCTGGTTGAAGTGGGCTTGTATGGTGGCCTGGACGTAGGCGAGGTCGTCGGGATGGACGCGGGTATAGCTATCTTCGATCCGGTTGGTGATCTCGGATTCTTCATAACCGATGATGGCTTTCCAGCCGGCCGAGTAGTGGATGCAGCCCGACTGGATATCCCGGTCCCAGACGCCCGTGCCGCTTCCCGCGATGGCCAGCTCAAGCCGCTTTTCGTTTTCCTCGAGCCTGCTGGCGTCGTCGTTCAGTTTGCCCTGGGCCAGGTCGCGCTCGACGATAGCGACCGCCATGTCGGCAAAGTCCTGCAGCAGGCCGCGCTCCGCCTGGTCCAGTTCGCGTGACCCTGCATCGAGCAGCCAGAAGGCGCCGAGCCGGCTGCCGCTCGATGTGGTCAAGGGGCACGCCGCGTGAAAGCCCATGGGCAGGCCGTCGATGAGGATGGGAACGTCGCCGGGATGCGCATCATCAAGCACGTCATGCAACGTAACCAGGGCAACCGGGACCTTGAAGAGGTGCCGCGCGAGTCGTGTCAGCGCGTCAAACCGCGCTTGCTGTAAGGCGACTGTCAGGCTTAGCCACCTAGAGGTGTCGATGCGTTCATGTCTAGCTTGCGCTTCGGTAGAGGCCCGCATATCCAGGTCAAATGACAATTGACGTTAGCCCGAGGGTGTTGATTGTGCGGATTGTGCGCAGGTGCTGCAACGTTATGCACGGCTGTGCCAATACTATCAGACGGATCGGCTCAAAGCGGGGCCGGCTAAGCGTTGTCGGCGAAAGGCAACTCTGCCTGTACCGGCAGCGCAGCCGGCGCCACTTCTCCCGCAGGCGTCAGCGCGCTGACCCTCACGCCCAGCAAGCGGATCTTCCGGTCCAGCGCAACGCGTTTGACGCATTCGGTCGCGGCGCGCCGCAGCTGTGCGGCGTCCGCCGTCGGGGCCGGCATGCTGAGGTCGCGGGTGACGGTGTGAAAGTCGTCGTAGCGCAGCTTGACGCCGATGGTGCGGCCCACGTAGCCCTTGCGGCGAAGGTCTTCCGCCAGGCGCTGGCACAGGCCGGTAAAGACTTCGGAGAGCGTCTGGCGGTCCTGCTTGGGGTGCAGGTCACGCTCGAAGGTGGTTTCCCGGCTCATGGACTTGGGCTCGGAGCTGGTGACCACCGGGCGTTCGTCATGGCCTTGCGCGATCTCGGCCAGCCAGGCGGCGTAGCTGCGGCCGAAATGGGTCTGCAGCATGCCCAGGTCCGCGCTGGCGAGGTCGCCGACCGTGGCGATGCCCAGCGCCGCGAGCTTCTCGGTGGCCTTCGGGCCGATCCCGTTGACCTTACGCACGGGCAGTGGCCAGATGCGCAGTGGCACGTCGCTGGCTGCCAGCAGGGTGAGCCCGTCGGGTTTGTCGAGTTCCGAGCCGATCTTGGCGAGGAGCTTGTTGGGGGCGATGCAGATCGAACAGCTCAGTCCGGTGGCTTCGCGCACCGCTTGCTTGATGCGGGTACCGATATCGGCGGGCTCGCCCGGCACGTCGCTCAGGTCGATGTAGATCTCGTCGATACCGCGGTCTTCGATGTCGCTGGTGAAGGTGGCGACGGCAGCCTTGAACAGGCGGGAGTAGTGCCGGTACGAGTCGAAATCCGTGGGCAGCAGGATGGCGTCGGGGGCGAGTTGCGCGGCCTTCATCATGCCCATGGCGGAGAACACGCCCAGCGCGCGGGCTTCGTAGGTGGACGTGGTGACCACGCCGCGCCCGGCGTAGTCGCGCAGGCGGGCAAAGCGCCGGCTGCCGTCGGGAAGTATCTCGGGTACCGCATTGCGTCCACCACCGATCACCACGGGCTTGCCGCGCAACTCCGGGTATCGCAACAGCTCGACGGACGCGTAGAACGCGTCCATATCCAGGTGGGCGATGCGGTGAGGTGCAGATGACATGGGGCGTCGGCGGGTGACTGTATGCATATACAGTATATCGAATTCTGCCGACAATACCGCTGCGTCCCGGTCGCGCTACCAGCGATGCACGTAGGTGGCCGTCATGACGATGCCCGCCGGCGCGAAAAAAAAGCCCGCGAACTGCGCGGGCCTTTGAAAGCGCAGCCGGTGTAAGCGGATCCGGCTGGCCCGCGATTGTCGCAATGGACGCCGGAATCTCTTTCCCCTCTGGCGATGGGATCAGCGCAGCAGGAAGGCGATATCGTCGACGCTGATCTGCGCCGGCGCGACGCCGCGGCGCTGCTGGAACAGGATGTGCTGGAGGACCTGGCGGCGCTGCCTGGCGAAGACGGCCAGGTCGATGGGAATGCCCGCCCGGGCGTAATGCTCGACCAGCAGCTTGTAGGCACGGTGGCGCATCTGCAGGGCTTCGCCTTCGGCGCGCAGCCGGCCGGTATCTTCCGGCGGTGTCACTTCAATCTGGCGTAACGCCTCCATGGCGGCGGCGTGCATGTCGCGATAGCGGTCCAGTTCGGTCTGGGTGGCGTGCAAACGCTCGCGCAGCGCGCGGATCTTGCGCTGCAGCTTCAATGTCATGCCGACGCCGTGCTCGATGAGGGCGACGGTTTCCAGCGCGTGGCTGGCTGCGGCGATCGTGTTTTTCCAGATGCCCCTGTCCGTCACCTCGACGTCCGGCGCCCAACCGTTGCTGGCTCCGCGCAAGCTTTTCATAAGACCCCTTGACCCTTGTGTTGATGTCCGGCGGACAGCTTTATGGTTGCCGTCCTGTCCCGGACCGCGGCGATCGTGCCACCGCGGTTGTGATGGGAATCGTACGGTCTGGCCGCGCGCGGGCGAAGTAGAAGATGCTTAGATCTGGTTTTCCCGACACCTATGTCGCGTCATGTCTGTGCGGCTCGACACCAGGTTACCGGTAAGCGAAATGGCGATGAGAAGCGGTCTTCTCCAGACTTGCTGGCGGGATGGTTGCCCAATTCGGCGCAAATCCGGCAGTCCCGCCTTCTATGCCGTACAGAGGGGGCCGAATCGGACTAGGATACAGAAATGGCACTTAATTTTCCCAATCCCAGCCGGAGTTACGACCCATCCAGGCATTGCGTATGCTTTTGGGGCTACGACAGTTCGCGTGAGATCTCCTTCGAGGTCGACCGAGCGGTACTCTCCAACCTCAGCCCCGAACTGCGCCCGGACGAGCCTGCCGTGCTGGAGGCATTCGACCGCCACCGCGACCACATCCTGGAACTCGCCCGCGGGCTCTATTCCCGCAGCCGGCAGAACAGGTACACCATCTCCTGACAGCGGCGCTAAAAGCGGCCAGCACTGCCGCGACACCAGCGGCATGCTGGAGGATGGCCGGCGCATGGCCAAATAGCTTCTTTCTCGCCAGCGGCCCGGCCGGCGCGAGGATCAGCTTTCCTGCGCTTCCAGCGTGAAGCCGGCGCCGTCGTCCTGGCGCAGCATCGTCACCAGGGCGGGCATGGCTGCCTCCAGGGTTTCCTTCAGGCGCCACGGCGGGTTGACGATGAACATGCCGCTGCCGTGCAGGCCCAGCCCGCCGGCGACGGGGTGCTTGACGCGCAGGGTGACGTGCAGCCAGCTCTTGAGCGGCAGTTTTTTCAGCTGCACCGGCAACTGCACGGATTCGCGGCGCTGCACTTCGGGATACCAGATCGCGTACATGCCGGTGGCAAAGCGCTGCAGGCAATCCTGCAGGCTGCGCACTACGCGGCCGTAGTCCTGCTTGTCCTCGTATGAAGGGTCGATCAGCACCAGTGCGCGGCGCGGCGGCGGGGGCAGGATGGCGTTGATGCCGGTAAAGCCGTCGCCGTCGTACAGCATGACGCGGCGGCCGGCGCCACGGAAGTTGTCGCGCAGCACCTGGATTTCGGTGCTGTGCATCTCGAACAGGCGCAGGCGGTCCGCGTCGCGCAGCATCTGCCAGGCGAGCCACGGCGAGCCGGGGTAGTGCTTCAGGTTGCCGTCCGGGTTCAGCGTGCGAACCTGCTCCAGGTAATCCTCGACCAGCGTCGGCATGGGCCGCTTGGCGGCGGCGGCCTGCCACAGCCGGGCAATGCCGGTCTCGAACTCGCCTTTTTTCTGCGCGTAGGCGTGATCGAGCGCGTACAGCCCGGCGCCAGCGTGCGTGTCGATGTACCAGAAGGGCTTGTCTTTCTGGCTCAACTGCTCCAGCAACTGGACCACGATGGCGTGTTTGAGAACATCGGCGTGGTTGCCGGCGTGGAAGGCGTGACGGTAGCTGAGCATGGCGAGGCGGGAAAAGGTCGTGCGGGGCGTGCGGGTGCCGGCCTGGAGGGGCCGGCGGCACAGGGCGCTATGCTACCATCGCCGGGCTTTGGGGCGGCCCTGCGGCATGCCGCAGGGCGCGCCTGGCGGGCGATTGCCGGCTTCTTCGCCAGTCTCCGCTTCCGATGCACTTCCAATGCGCTTCGCGTCTGACGCTCCTGCGCATTTCCCATTCTCCCGGCCTCAGCCGCCTTGTTGCCTTGTCCATGTCCCGCAGCCTAGATCTCGCCGAGCCCGCGTTTTCCGCTTCAGGCTTGCCCTACTCGCCGCGCTACGACGAGGCCTATCACGGCAACGAAGATAGCCTGGAGCGGGCCCGTCATATCTTCCTTGCCGGCAACGGCTTGCCGCAGGCCTGGGGCGGGCGCGACCAGTTCGTGATTGTGGAGGCCGGCTTCGGGTTGGGGCTGAACTTCCTGGCAACCTGGCAGGCATGGCGAGACGATCCCAAGCGTTGCCGGCGGCTCCACTTTGTGTCGATCGAGAAGCATCCGTTGACGAGCGAGGGGCTTGCCGCGATGCATGCCTGCATTGGCGCGCCGGCGGCGCTGGCGCCGCTGGCCGCCGAGCTGAGGGCCGCATGGCCGCTGGCGCTGCCTGGCCTGCACCGGCTGGAATTCGAGGGCGGGGCGGTCGTGCTGACGCTGGCATTTGGCGATATCGACGCCGTGCTGCCGCGGCTGGTGCTGGGCGCGGATGCGTTTTACCTGGACGGTTTTTCGCCCGCGCGCAACCCCGATATGTGGCAGCCGCCATTGATGAAGCGGCTGGCCCGGCTGGCCCGCCCGGAGGCCACGCTAGCCACGCACGTGGCGGACATCGCCTTCCAGCGGGGTTTGCAAGCCGCCGGCTTCGCGCTCAGCTCCGCACCGGGATATGGCTCAGAGCCACCGATGACCGTGGCGCGCTTTCCTGCCATGCGCGGCACGCGGCGCCAGCCGCCGCCATCCGCGGCCGCGTGGCCCGAGCGGCACGCGATCGTTATCGGCGCGGGCCTGGCCGGCTGCGCGGTCACGGAGCGGCTGGCCGCGCGTGGCTGGCGCGTGACCTTGTTCGATGCCCATGACGGCCCGGCGCAACTGACCTCGGCCCACCGTGCCGCCGCCATGCATCCGCACTTGTCCTCGGATGACAGCATCCTGTCGCGCCTGTCGCGCGCCGGCAACCTGCAGGCCCTGCGGACTTGGGCGGGGCTGGCGGCGGCGGGACATGCGCCCGGCTGGCAGGGCTGCGGCGTGCTGCAGACCGGTGCGGGCGTGGAGGACGCGGATATCCAGCAGGCGGCGCTTGCCGCCCTGGGTTTTCCGCAGGCGTTCGCGCGGTGGATGAGCGCCGAGGAGGCGGCCAGCCGGCATGGCGCGCCGGTGCCCCATGGCGGGCTGTGGTTCGGGCAGGGCGGCTGGGCGCCGCCGCCCGAGATCTGCCGCGCGCAGCTGGCGCGGGCCGGGGCGGCGGTAACGGCGCGCTATGGCAGCCGCGTTGCGCGGCTGGCGCGCGTGGCGGATGGCTGGCAGGCGCTGGATGAGGTGGGCATGGTCATGGCCGCGGCGCCGGTGGTGGTCGTGGCCAACGCGTACGAGGCGCTGCGCTTGCTCGCGCTGCGCCATATGACGATCGACCGGGTGCGCGGCCAGCTCACCACGCTGGCGCCGGCAGAGCTGGCGCGCCTTGGCGAATGGCCCGATTGCGTGGTCACCGGCACCGGCTACCTGCTGCCGCGCGCGGCGGACGGCACCGCGCGCATCGGTTCCAGCTACGAGCCGGATGCACAGGAATCCGGCGCGCTGGATGCGCGCCCCGCGGTGCACGCCGAGAACCTCGCCCGGCTCGCCGCGTTGCTGCCGGCGCTTGCCGGCACGGCCGCCAGCCTGGACCCGGCAATGCTCAGCGGGTATGTGGGCGTGCGCAGCGTCTCGCACAACCGCCTGCCGCTGATCGGCCGCGTGGCCGACGAGGCCCGGGCGGCGCGGGACGCCGCGGCGCTCAGCGGGGCGCGCCTAAGGGATATCCCTCGGCTGCCGGGGCTTTACGCGGCACTTGCATATGGCTCGCGCGGCCTCACATGGGCCGCATTGGGGGCGGAATTGCTGGCCAGCCAGATCGAAGGGGAGCCATTGCCGCTCGAGCTCGAACTGGCCGAGGCCATCGATCCGGCGCGCCTGCTGGTGCGCGCCTTGCGCCAGGGGACCGTGGCAGGCGGCGATGTGCCCGCCGAGCCGGTTCCCGGGTAAAAACTGCCGGAACCGAATGAAAACCGTGCGATAATGCCCGTTTTCCGTTTGCGTGGGCCTGCGCCCGGATGCTCTGGAAACGCCGATTTTTGCGCGTGTCCTGCATGCCGGGTACGGGTTTGCGTGCCGGGTATCGGCATTTGCCGTCGCTTTGCCTGTGTCTTCTCGGGCACGCGAGCGGGGTGCGCTTACGAACACAACAACACTCTGGATTGGATCAACGACCATGTCGAATGTCATTGAAAACCTTGGCAAACTGGACCGCAAGGTGACCCTGGCCATTCCCAAGGCCGAAGTCGAAAAGGAAAAGCTGGAACGTCTGGTTCGCCTGTCGAAGACGGTGAAGATGTCCGGTTTCCGTCCCGGCAAGGTACCGATGAAGATGGTCGAGAAGCAATACGGCCAGCAAGTCGAGTTCGAAGTGCGCTTCGACAAGGCTGCCCGCAAGTTCTTCGACATCACCAAAGAACAAGACGTCAAGGTTGCCGGCCAGCCGAAGTTCGAAGTCAAGACCGACGGCGTGGGCGAAGACGAAGTGGCCTTCGACGCGACCTTCGAGGTCTATCCGGAAGTCAAGCTGGGTGACCTGGCTGGCGCCGAAGTGACCCGCACCAAGACCGAAATTACCGATGCCGAAGTCGACAAGACCATCGACATCCTGCGCAAGCAGCGCGTGCACTACCACACCCGTGGCGAAGCCGGCGAGCACGGCGACGGCGGTGCGGAAGTGGCCGCCCAGAACGGCGACCGCGTGACCCTGGACTTCGTGGGCAAGATCGACGGCGTGGAATTCCCCGGTGGCAAGGCTGACGACTTCGCCTTCGTGCTGGGCGAAGGCCGCATGCTGCCCGAGTTCGAGCAAGCTGCGCTGGGCCTGAAGGTTGGCGAAAGCAAGACCTTCCCGCTGGCGTTCCCCGAGGACTATCACGGCAAGGACGTGGCCGGCAAGACTGCCGAGTTCACCGTCACGCTCAAGAAGATCGAGTGGGCGCACCTGCCGGAAGTGAGCGACGAGTTCGCCAAGTCGCTGGGCATCGCCGACGGCAGCGTCGAGAAGATGCGCGCCGACATCCGCGAAAACCTGGAGCGCGAAGTCAAGCGCCGCACGCACGCCATGCTGAAGGACCAGGTCATGGACGCGCTGTTGAAGGCGAGCGAGCTGGAAGTGCCGAAGGCCCTGATCGAGCAAGACCAGGAGCGCCTGGTGGAAATGGCGCGTCGCGACCTGGAGCAACGCGGCATGCCGAACGCCAAGGACATGCCCATCCCGGCCGAAATGTTCACGCAGCAAGCTGAGCGCCGCGTCAAGCTGGGCCTGATCCTGGCCGAGATCGTCAAGGCGCACGGCCTGGACGCCAAGGCAGACCAGATCAAGGCCGAGATCGAAGACTTCGCCAAGAGCTACGAAGACCCGAAGGAAGTCATGCGCTGGTACTACGGTGACCAACAGCGCCTGGCCGAGATGGAGGCCTACGTGCTCGAAAACAACGTGGTAAATTTCGTGTGCGACAAGGCCAAGGTCACCGACAAGACGGTGTCCTTCGAGGAACTGACTGCCGAAGGCAACAACCAGCCTCAGCAGGCCTGAGCCTGGTCCGTGGCCGGCGCGCGTGGCGCGTTGGCCGCAGCCTTGCCTCTTACCGAACTCCAGGAGAACTTGCATGACCCGCAATGATTTGCTTGACCGTCTGGCCACCACGCAGGCCTCCGCCCTGGAAACGCAGGGACTGGGGCTGGTGCCGATGGTGGTTGAGCAGTCCGGTCGGGGCGAGCGCGCCTATGACATCTATTCGCGCCTGTTGAAGGAGCGTCTGATTTTCATGGTCGGCGAAGTCAACGACCAGACCGCCAACCTGGTGGTCGCCCAGTTGCTGTTCCTGGAAAGCGAGAATCCCGACAAGGATATTTCGCTCTACATCAACTCGCCGGGTGGCTCGGTGTCGGCTGGCCTCGCCATCTACGACACCATGCAGTTCGTCAAGCCGGACGTGGCCACGCTGTGCATGGGCATGGCAGCCAGCATGGGTGCCTTCCTGCTGTCGGCTGGCGCCAAGGGCAAGCGTTCGGCGCTGCCCAACTCGCGCATCATGATCCACCAGCCGCTGGGCGGCGCGCGCGGCCAGGCCTCGGACATCGAGATCCAGGCCCGCGAGATCCTGTACCTGCGCGAGCGGCTCAACACGATCCTGTCGGAAGTCACCGGCCAGCCGGTCGACAAGATTGCCCGCGACACCGATCGCGACAATTTCATGAGCGGCGAGCAGGCAGTGGACTACGGCCTGATCGACAAGGTGCTCGCCCGCCGTGCCTGACAGACCGGCCCGGCTGCCGCAAGGCGGCCCGGGCAGGGGCCGGGCAGTGATCCTTCGGGAATCGCCGCCCGGCCGCAACGAAGAAGGCTATAGAGAAACGAGGCCTTGTGCCTCGTTTTTTGCTTTTGCCCCACAGCGTGGGGGTCTACCCGCCGCGCCATTTTTTTTGGCGTATGATGCGTTTGAAGCGTATCCCCGCAGCGCTCCGGTACTGCGGCACGCACACTGCTAATGTGACTGATTCCTATGGCGGATAAAAAAGGTTCATCCAGCGAGAAGCTCCTTTACTGCTCGTTCTGCGGCAAGAGCCAGCACGAGGTAAAGAAGCTCATCGCGGGCCCGTCGGTGTTCATTTGCGACGAATGCATCGACCTGTGCAACGAGATCATCCGCGACGAGGCTGCTGCATCCGACAAGGACGCGGGGGCCACGGCCAAGTCCGATCTCCCCACCCCGCACGAGATCCGCGAAAGCCTGGATCAATACGTGATCGGGCAGGAGCAGGCCAAGAAGATCCTGGCCGTAGCGGTGTACAACCACTACAAGCGCCTGAAGCACCTTGGCAAGAAGGACGACGTCGAGTTGTCCAAGAGCAACATCCTGCTGATCGGTCCCACCGGTTCGGGCAAGACGCTGCTGGCGCAAACGCTGGCGCGCCTGCTCAATGTGCCGTTCGTGATCGCCGATGCCACCACGTTGACCGAAGCCGGCTATGTCGGCGAGGACGTGGAAAACATCATCCAGAAGTTGCTGCAGAACTGCAACTACGAGGTGGAAAAGGCACAGCGCGGCATTGTCTACATTGATGAGATCGACAAGATCTCGCGCAAATCCGACAACCCGTCCATCACCCGGGATGTCTCCGGTGAAGGCGTGCAGCAGGCCCTGCTGAAGCTGGTCGAAGGCACCATGGCTTCGGTGCCTCCGCAAGGTGGCCGCAAGCACCCGAACCAGGACTTCCTGCAGGTGGATACCACCAACATCCTGTTTATCTGCGGCGGTGCGTTCGACGGCCTCGAGAAGGTCATCATGCAGCGTTCGGACAAGACCGGTATCGGTTTTGCCGCGCAGGTGCAGAGCAAGGAAGAGCGCGAGGCCAGCGAAGTGCTGCCGCAGGTCGAGCCGGAAGACCTGATCAAGTTCGGGTTGATCCCGGAACTGATCGGCCGCCTCCCGGTAGTGGCTACGCTGGCCAAGCTGGACGAAGCCGCGCTGATGCAGATCCTGGTCGAGCCGAAGAACGCGCTGATCAAGCAGTACCAGAAGCTGCTGGCGATGGAAGGCGTTGAGCTGGAAATCCGCCCGGCCGCGCTCTCCGCGATTGCCCGCAAGGCAATCCGCCGCAAGACCGGTGCACGTGGCCTGCGTTCGATCCTTGAGCAATCGCTGATGGATGTGATGTACGACCTGCCTAACTACAAGGGCGTGCAAAAGGTGGTGATCGACGAGAACACCATCACCGGGGACGCGCCGCCGCTGCTGATGTACGAGGAACAGCCGAAGGTGGCTGGTTCGAACTGACGCGAACGCCGGCGCTTATGACGATGCCAGGCCGGCAGCGAGTCCTGAGAGGCCGTTCGCGAAAAGCGAGCGGCTTTTTTTCTTCATTTTCGTAAAACGAAGGGGAGGAAACGGGGGTATGCTGTCTGGACGGGTCTTGCAAGTGCGGGGAGCAGCATTTTGCAACTAGCATCGAATCGCGCGCAAAGGATGTCTTGCAATCGATTCATGAGACCCAATTTACGCCTAAATGACTGACTGGGGAAAATGATGTCCGGAACACAACTCCTCCCGGCTGAGCCGATTCGCTTGCCACTGTTGCCGCTGCGCGACGTGGTGGTGTTTCCGCACATGGTGATCCCACTGTTCGTGGGACGTCCGAAGTCCATCAAGGCGCTGGAAACTGCGATGGAGGCGGGCAAAAGCATCATGCTTGTGGCCCAGAAAACGGCGGCCAAGGATGAGCCGACCGCTGACGACCTCTATGAGGTGGGCTGCATCGCCAACATCCTGCAAATGCTCAAGCTGCCCGACGGCACCGTCAAGGTGCTGGTGGAAGGCACGCAGCGCGCGAATATCCGCGAAGTGAGCGAAGACGAATCGCACTTCATGTGCGAAGCCGTGCCCGTGCCGCCGGGTCCGGTCGAAACCGCCGAGACGGAGGCGCTGCGCCGCGCCATCGTGTCGCAGTTCGACCAGTACGTAAAGCTGAACAAGAAGATCCCGCCCGAGATCCTGACGTCGCTGTCGGGTATCGACGAACCGGGTCGCCTGGCCGACACCATCGCCGCGCATCTGCCGATCAAGCTCGAGCAGAAGCAGAAGATCCTGGAGATGGTGAATGTCACCGAGCGCCTGGAGAGCCTGCTGTCGCAGCTCGAAGGCGAGATCGACATCCTGCAGGTGGAAAAGCGCATCCGTGGCCGCGTCAAGCGCCAGATGGAGAAGAGCCAGCGCGAGTACTACCTCAACGAGCAGGTCAAGGCCATCCAGAAGGAACTGGGCGAGGGCGAAGAAGGCGCTGACCTGGAAGAACTCGACAAGCGCATCAAGGCTGCGCGCATGCCGAAGGAAGCCAAGAAAAAGGCGGACGCCGAATTCAAGAAGCTCAAGCTGATGTCGCCGATGTCGGCGGAAGCCACGGTCGTGCGCAACTACATCGACACGCTGGTCAACCTGCCGTGGCGCAAGAAGAGCAAGGTCAACAACGACCTCGCCAACGCCGAGCGCGTGCTGGATGAAGACCACTACGGTCTCGAGAAGGTCAAGGAACGCATCCTTGAGTATCTTGCAGTGCAACAGCGCGTGGACAAGGTGAAGGCGCCGATCCTGTGCCTGGTTGGGCCCCCTGGCGTGGGCAAGACCTCGCTCGGGCAGTCCGTTGCGCGTGCCACGAACCGCAAGTTCGTGCGCATGGCGCTGGGCGGCGTGCGCGACGAGGCCGAGATCCGTGGCCACCGTCGTACGTACATCGGCTCGATGCCCGGCAAGATCCTGCAAAGCCTGGCCAAGGTCGGCGTGCGCAATCCGCTCTTCCTGCTCGATGAAATCGACAAGATGGGCATGGATTTCCGCGGCGATCCGTCGTCGGCATTGCTCGAAGTGCTGGACCCGGAACAGAACCACACGTTCCAGGACCATTACATCGAGGTCGATTTCGACCTGTCCGATGTGATGTTCGTGGCGACCTCCAATTCGCTCAACATTCCGCCTCCGTTGCTGGACCGGATGGAAGTGATCCGCCTGTCGGGTTACACCGAGGAGGAAAAGGTCAACATCGCCCAGCGCTACCTGCTGCCCAAGCAGATCAAGAACAATGGTCTGAAGCCCGGCGAGATGGAAGTGAACGAAGACGCCCTGCGCGACATCATTCGCTACTACACGCGGGAAGCGGGCGTGCGTTCGCTTGAGCGCGAAGTGTCGAAGATCGCCCGCAAGGTGGTGAAGCTGCTGCTGCTCAAGAAGGAAACGGGCACGGTCAAGGTCGCGTCCGAGAACCTGGACAAGTTCCTTGGCGTGCGCAAGTACGACTTCGGCCTGGCCGGCAAGGAAAACCAGGTAGGCCAGGTGACCGGTCTGGCGTGGACGGAAGTGGGCGGCGATCTGCTGACCATCGAAGCCGCGATCATGCCGGGCAAGGGCAACATCACCCGCACCGGTTCGCTGGGCGACGTGATGAAGGAGTCGGTCGAGGCAGCACGTTCGGTGGTGCGCTCGCGGGCACGTCGTCTGGGCATTACGGACGAGATGTTCGAGAAGCGCGACATCCACATCCACGTGCCTGAAGGCGCCACCCCCAAGGATGGCCCTTCGGCAGGCGGTGCGATGACCACGGCGCTGGTGTCGGTGCTCACGGGCATTCCGGTGCGTGCTGACGTGGCCATGACCGGTGAGATCACGCTGCGCGGCGAAGTCCTGCCGATCGGTGGCCTCAAGGAGAAACTGCTTGCGGCGCATCGCGGCGGTATCAAGCTGGTGCTGATCCCCGAAGAGAACGTGAAGGATCTCGCGGAGATTCCGGACAACGTCAAGAACGCCATCGAGATCGTCCCGGTGCGCTGGATCGACAAGGTCCTGGAACTCGCGCTCGAGCGTAAGCCCGAGCCTCTGCCTGAAGAAGTGGCCAAGCCTGCCGATGTGGCGGACAAGGGCGCTGCCAAGGTCGAGATGATTCATCACTGATGATGTCTCGCTGATGCTGCCGTAGCTTGCTGGCAGCGCATGAAAAACGCCGCGGGTGTCCCCCGCGGCGTTTTTCCATTCTGGCCCCTGTGTTC comes from the Cupriavidus basilensis genome and includes:
- the lon gene encoding endopeptidase La, producing the protein MSGTQLLPAEPIRLPLLPLRDVVVFPHMVIPLFVGRPKSIKALETAMEAGKSIMLVAQKTAAKDEPTADDLYEVGCIANILQMLKLPDGTVKVLVEGTQRANIREVSEDESHFMCEAVPVPPGPVETAETEALRRAIVSQFDQYVKLNKKIPPEILTSLSGIDEPGRLADTIAAHLPIKLEQKQKILEMVNVTERLESLLSQLEGEIDILQVEKRIRGRVKRQMEKSQREYYLNEQVKAIQKELGEGEEGADLEELDKRIKAARMPKEAKKKADAEFKKLKLMSPMSAEATVVRNYIDTLVNLPWRKKSKVNNDLANAERVLDEDHYGLEKVKERILEYLAVQQRVDKVKAPILCLVGPPGVGKTSLGQSVARATNRKFVRMALGGVRDEAEIRGHRRTYIGSMPGKILQSLAKVGVRNPLFLLDEIDKMGMDFRGDPSSALLEVLDPEQNHTFQDHYIEVDFDLSDVMFVATSNSLNIPPPLLDRMEVIRLSGYTEEEKVNIAQRYLLPKQIKNNGLKPGEMEVNEDALRDIIRYYTREAGVRSLEREVSKIARKVVKLLLLKKETGTVKVASENLDKFLGVRKYDFGLAGKENQVGQVTGLAWTEVGGDLLTIEAAIMPGKGNITRTGSLGDVMKESVEAARSVVRSRARRLGITDEMFEKRDIHIHVPEGATPKDGPSAGGAMTTALVSVLTGIPVRADVAMTGEITLRGEVLPIGGLKEKLLAAHRGGIKLVLIPEENVKDLAEIPDNVKNAIEIVPVRWIDKVLELALERKPEPLPEEVAKPADVADKGAAKVEMIHH